One region of Kwoniella pini CBS 10737 chromosome 6, complete sequence genomic DNA includes:
- a CDS encoding 60S ribosomal protein eL18 — MGIDLRYHHVKKGNRQAPKSEDPYLLLLVKLYRFLARRTDSKFNRVILRRLFMSKINRPPISLSRIVKETKNSNPDNSKTIVTVATILDDERLPELPKLSIAALKFSTAAKERIVAAGGEAITLDQLALRAPTGSNTVLLRGKRNVREAVKHFGGPLKGGKPYIASKGRKFEQARGRRKSRGFKIKSTHK, encoded by the exons ATGGGTATCGATCTCCGTTACCACCACGTCAAAAAGGGAAACCGACAAGCTCCCAAGTCTGAGGACCCATACCTCCTCTTACTTGTCAAGCTTTACAGATTCTTGGCTCGAAGAACTGACTCTAAATTCAACCGAGTCATTCTTAGAAGATTGTTCATGAGCAAG ATTAACCGACCACCTATTTCCCTTTCTCGAATTGTCAAAGAGACTAAAAACTCTAACCCAGACAACTCCAAAACCATTGTTACCGTAGCAACTATTTTGGATGATGAGAGATTACCTGAATTACCAAAACTTTCAATCGCCGCCCTTAAATTCTCAACTGCCGCCAAAGAAAGAATCGTAGCTGCTGGTGGTGAAGCTATTACTCTTGATCAACTCGCCCTTAGAGCTCCAACAGGTTCAAACACTGTTTTACTCagaggaaagagaaatgTTAGAGAGGCCGTTAAACACTTCGGTGGACCTCTTAAAGGTGGTAAACCTTACATTGCATCTAAAGGAAGGAAATTCGAGCAAGCCCGAGGTCGAAGAAAG TCCAGAGgtttcaagatcaagtcCACCCACAAGTAA